The genome window CCGTCAGGATCAAGACCTGCGTACCCTCGTCGTGCGCCACGTCCGCGATGACCGCGCGCAGCTCATCGATCATCTGCTGGTTGATGCTGTTGAGCACAGCGGGCCGGTCGAGCGTCAGCACGGCAGTGCCATCCGTGTTGCGGGTCAGCTTCACAGTCTCGAATGTCATCTGCGGAAATCCTTTTCGGCGGCGAGGTACGACCGCCAGGGACGGCCTGACGGATCGGGAACGGCGAATTGACGTCCACCGCTGATCGATAGTCAGCAGGGCCGCTGACCGGTCACCAACCACGCCGCCGACGGCATGCGCACGCCCTGTGGCGTCGCAAACGGCGCGATGGCATCCCGCACCGACTCGGCCACCCGTGCGCGCACGTCATCCTCGGCGTCGCGCAGCAGCCGTCCGAGCGGTCCGATGTGGACCAAGAAATTCGCGGTTTCGTCGAGATTCTGGCCTCCGCCGACGCTCAGAGGTTCGTTGAGCGCTTCGATATTGAGCGCGGTGAAGCCGGCGCCCGACAGGATGTCACGCACGCGGTCGGCGTCGGCAAAAGCGAACGGCCCCGGAGCATCGGGTGCAGGCAGCGGCGGCGGTGGGATGTGTGGCAGTGCGGCCCTCAAGGGAACATGCATCCAAGGGTTGCGCTGCAGTCCCTGCCAACAGACGAACCCGACGCGGCCGCCCGGCCGCAAGGCGTCGCGGAGGTTGGCGAACGCCGCTGCCGGATCGATGAAAAACATCACCCCGAAACGAGAGAACAGCACATCGAAGCTGCCCGGTGAAAAGCAATGCGTTTGCGCGTCGGCATTCTCGAATCGTACCTGCGTCACGCCGGCCTCACGTGCGGCCTGGCGTGCCCGCTCGAGCATCACCGTCGAGATGTCGATGCCGGTCACCGTGCCCGCCGGGCCCACGCGGCGCGCCAGATCGAGAGTGGAGTTGCCACAGCCACAGCCCACGTCGAGCACGCGTTCTCCGGAAGCCACGCCGGCGCGTTCCATCACGCGCTGCCCCAACGGACTGAGCTGGGTGTCGAGAAGCGGCTGCAACGCCACCCATTTTTGCCCGGCCAGCTCGTTCCAGTACTGGATCTGCTCCGCATTCGGTCCGGCGGGCTCTAGTGTCGTCATTGTTCTCCCCTCTTCTGCCGAAACGCTGTCTTCAGTGTACGCGAAACTCTTGCGCACATTCCACCTCGCGATCGACCTGAACGGTGGTGTGGTCGATGCCGAAACGCTCACACAGCCGCGTCTGAGCGGCGTCGATGATCGAGTGCGGTTCGTTCTCGCCACAGATCACGAGATGCGCGCTCAGGTGATACCGGCCGGAGGTCAAGCTCCAGATATGGAGGTCGTGTACCTGGCGCACGCCCTCGATGCCGAGCAAGCATTGCTCGACGTCTTCCACGCGCAAGCCCCGCGGCGTGCCCTGCATCAGGATGTCGACTGAATCGCGGATGATTTCCCAAGAGCTGTAGAGAATGAGCAGCCCGATCCCCACGCTCGCTATCGGATCGGCGACGTACCAATCTGCCACGAGGATAGCGATGCCGGCAAGGACCGCGCCGACCGAGCCCAGGGCGTCCCCCAGCACGTGGACGAAGGCTGCGCGCACGTTCAGGCTTTCCGCCTGCGAGCGGCGCAGCACCACCAGGCTGACGAGGTTCACAGCGAGACCAATCGAGGCGATGGCGATCATGCCCGCGCTCTTCACCAGCGGTGGATCCAGAAACCG of Candidatus Binatia bacterium contains these proteins:
- a CDS encoding class I SAM-dependent methyltransferase; its protein translation is MTTLEPAGPNAEQIQYWNELAGQKWVALQPLLDTQLSPLGQRVMERAGVASGERVLDVGCGCGNSTLDLARRVGPAGTVTGIDISTVMLERARQAAREAGVTQVRFENADAQTHCFSPGSFDVLFSRFGVMFFIDPAAAFANLRDALRPGGRVGFVCWQGLQRNPWMHVPLRAALPHIPPPPLPAPDAPGPFAFADADRVRDILSGAGFTALNIEALNEPLSVGGGQNLDETANFLVHIGPLGRLLRDAEDDVRARVAESVRDAIAPFATPQGVRMPSAAWLVTGQRPC
- a CDS encoding cation diffusion facilitator family transporter — translated: MTDRNFERNRRDLTLTLVITASYCLVEFGGGMLTNSLALLSDAGHMLADVAALGLSLFAIRLAQFPPTASKTFGYHRVEILAALANALLLWVIVGLILYEAYHRFLDPPLVKSAGMIAIASIGLAVNLVSLVVLRRSQAESLNVRAAFVHVLGDALGSVGAVLAGIAILVADWYVADPIASVGIGLLILYSSWEIIRDSVDILMQGTPRGLRVEDVEQCLLGIEGVRQVHDLHIWSLTSGRYHLSAHLVICGENEPHSIIDAAQTRLCERFGIDHTTVQVDREVECAQEFRVH